In a genomic window of Pieris brassicae chromosome 7, ilPieBrab1.1, whole genome shotgun sequence:
- the LOC123712107 gene encoding activating signal cointegrator 1 complex subunit 1-like isoform X3 — protein MPYQNLQENDDNTDYEVQMIDSDRYCTTFHVSKHYLGNIIGKKGAIKMRIQRDTKTDIQIPRMGENKDVVIYGPSASSVKAARRKINMIVISARMRQRYTHFISLPMNNAEIVKNFEKFKELVLQDCQSRGLHESIFIRASKLHITVGVMCLMDNEERLLASKYLADVKEHFMPMIRSHLPLKLRLKGLSYMNDDPKEMHVLYGCVQEDDAPKGVLQDMIDAIAKFFLKKGLMANEFGRDNVKIHVTLLNSSYRERKIENDKPIKQKRESFDGSEILKKFIDYDFGVMEINNIHLSQMNTLAPDGFYQSTCVISL, from the exons atGCCATACCAAAATTTGCAAGAAAATGATGATAACACTGATTATGAAGTTCAAATGATTGATTCAGACAGATATTGTACAACTTTTCATGTATCCaa acATTATTTAGGTAACATAATAGGTAAGAAAGGAGCAATAAAAATGCGGATTCAAAGAGACACCAAAACTGACATCCAAATCCCACGTATGGGAGAGAACAAAGATGTTGTTATTTATGGTCCAAGTGCTTCA AGTGTAAAAGCTGCAAGACGGAAAATCAATATGATTGTTATATCAGCTAGAATGAGGCAAAGGTATACACACTTTATATCACTTCCCATGAATAATGCTGAAATAGTGaagaattttgaaaaatttaag GAATTGGTGTTACAAGATTGTCAAAGTAGGGGATTGCATGAGTCTATATTTATAAGAGCTAGTAAGTTACATATCACTGTAGGTGTAATGTGTTTGATGGATAATGAAGAAAGGCTGCTTGCATCAAAATACTTAGCAGACGTTAAAGAACATTTTAT gCCCATGATCCGAAGTCACTTGCCACTCAAGTTACGATTAAAGGGATTGTCATATATGAATGATGATCCCAAAGAAATGCACGTGTTGTATGGCTGTGTTCAAGAAGATGACGCCCCTAAAGGCGTTTTACAGGATATGATCGACGCTATagctaagttttttttaaaaaaag gaCTTATGGCAAATGAGTTTGGTCGCGATAACGTTAAAATACACGTCACTCTATTAAACTCTTCATATAGAGAGAGAAAAATAGAAAACGACAAGCCAATAAAACAGAAAAGGGAAAGCTTCGACGGGTCCGAAATATTGaagaaatttattgattatgaCTTTGGTGTTATggaaatcaataatattcatttatctCAAATGAACACTTTAGCGCCAGATGGCTTCTATCAATCGACTTGCGTCATTAGTTTATAA
- the LOC123712107 gene encoding activating signal cointegrator 1 complex subunit 1-like isoform X2 codes for MTVDVSLHLTLNMPYQNLQENDDNTDYEVQMIDSDRYCTTFHVSKHYLGNIIGKKGAIKMRIQRDTKTDIQIPRMGENKDVVIYGPSASSVKAARRKINMIVISARMRQRYTHFISLPMNNAEIVKNFEKFKELVLQDCQSRGLHESIFIRASKLHITVGVMCLMDNEERLLASKYLADVKEHFMPMIRSHLPLKLRLKGLSYMNDDPKEMHVLYGCVQEDDAPKGVLQDMIDAIAKFFLKKGLMANEFGRDNVKIHVTLLNSSYRERKIENDKPIKQKRESFDGSEILKKFIDYDFGVMEINNIHLSQMNTLAPDGFYQSTCVISL; via the exons ATGACCGTGGATGTTTCTTTACACCTTACTTTAA atatGCCATACCAAAATTTGCAAGAAAATGATGATAACACTGATTATGAAGTTCAAATGATTGATTCAGACAGATATTGTACAACTTTTCATGTATCCaa acATTATTTAGGTAACATAATAGGTAAGAAAGGAGCAATAAAAATGCGGATTCAAAGAGACACCAAAACTGACATCCAAATCCCACGTATGGGAGAGAACAAAGATGTTGTTATTTATGGTCCAAGTGCTTCA AGTGTAAAAGCTGCAAGACGGAAAATCAATATGATTGTTATATCAGCTAGAATGAGGCAAAGGTATACACACTTTATATCACTTCCCATGAATAATGCTGAAATAGTGaagaattttgaaaaatttaag GAATTGGTGTTACAAGATTGTCAAAGTAGGGGATTGCATGAGTCTATATTTATAAGAGCTAGTAAGTTACATATCACTGTAGGTGTAATGTGTTTGATGGATAATGAAGAAAGGCTGCTTGCATCAAAATACTTAGCAGACGTTAAAGAACATTTTAT gCCCATGATCCGAAGTCACTTGCCACTCAAGTTACGATTAAAGGGATTGTCATATATGAATGATGATCCCAAAGAAATGCACGTGTTGTATGGCTGTGTTCAAGAAGATGACGCCCCTAAAGGCGTTTTACAGGATATGATCGACGCTATagctaagttttttttaaaaaaag gaCTTATGGCAAATGAGTTTGGTCGCGATAACGTTAAAATACACGTCACTCTATTAAACTCTTCATATAGAGAGAGAAAAATAGAAAACGACAAGCCAATAAAACAGAAAAGGGAAAGCTTCGACGGGTCCGAAATATTGaagaaatttattgattatgaCTTTGGTGTTATggaaatcaataatattcatttatctCAAATGAACACTTTAGCGCCAGATGGCTTCTATCAATCGACTTGCGTCATTAGTTTATAA
- the LOC123712107 gene encoding activating signal cointegrator 1 complex subunit 1-like isoform X1 produces MTVDVSLHLTLSISSVPCYMPYQNLQENDDNTDYEVQMIDSDRYCTTFHVSKHYLGNIIGKKGAIKMRIQRDTKTDIQIPRMGENKDVVIYGPSASSVKAARRKINMIVISARMRQRYTHFISLPMNNAEIVKNFEKFKELVLQDCQSRGLHESIFIRASKLHITVGVMCLMDNEERLLASKYLADVKEHFMPMIRSHLPLKLRLKGLSYMNDDPKEMHVLYGCVQEDDAPKGVLQDMIDAIAKFFLKKGLMANEFGRDNVKIHVTLLNSSYRERKIENDKPIKQKRESFDGSEILKKFIDYDFGVMEINNIHLSQMNTLAPDGFYQSTCVISL; encoded by the exons ATGACCGTGGATGTTTCTTTACACCTTACTTTAAGTATCTCATCAGTCCCCTgtt atatGCCATACCAAAATTTGCAAGAAAATGATGATAACACTGATTATGAAGTTCAAATGATTGATTCAGACAGATATTGTACAACTTTTCATGTATCCaa acATTATTTAGGTAACATAATAGGTAAGAAAGGAGCAATAAAAATGCGGATTCAAAGAGACACCAAAACTGACATCCAAATCCCACGTATGGGAGAGAACAAAGATGTTGTTATTTATGGTCCAAGTGCTTCA AGTGTAAAAGCTGCAAGACGGAAAATCAATATGATTGTTATATCAGCTAGAATGAGGCAAAGGTATACACACTTTATATCACTTCCCATGAATAATGCTGAAATAGTGaagaattttgaaaaatttaag GAATTGGTGTTACAAGATTGTCAAAGTAGGGGATTGCATGAGTCTATATTTATAAGAGCTAGTAAGTTACATATCACTGTAGGTGTAATGTGTTTGATGGATAATGAAGAAAGGCTGCTTGCATCAAAATACTTAGCAGACGTTAAAGAACATTTTAT gCCCATGATCCGAAGTCACTTGCCACTCAAGTTACGATTAAAGGGATTGTCATATATGAATGATGATCCCAAAGAAATGCACGTGTTGTATGGCTGTGTTCAAGAAGATGACGCCCCTAAAGGCGTTTTACAGGATATGATCGACGCTATagctaagttttttttaaaaaaag gaCTTATGGCAAATGAGTTTGGTCGCGATAACGTTAAAATACACGTCACTCTATTAAACTCTTCATATAGAGAGAGAAAAATAGAAAACGACAAGCCAATAAAACAGAAAAGGGAAAGCTTCGACGGGTCCGAAATATTGaagaaatttattgattatgaCTTTGGTGTTATggaaatcaataatattcatttatctCAAATGAACACTTTAGCGCCAGATGGCTTCTATCAATCGACTTGCGTCATTAGTTTATAA